In Chiroxiphia lanceolata isolate bChiLan1 chromosome 2, bChiLan1.pri, whole genome shotgun sequence, a single genomic region encodes these proteins:
- the WASF3 gene encoding wiskott-Aldrich syndrome protein family member 3 isoform X2, with amino-acid sequence MPLVKRNIEPRHLCRGALPEGITSELECVTNSTLAAIIRQLSSLSKHAEDIFGELFNEANSFYIRANSLQDRIDRLAVKVTQLDSTVEEVSLQDINMKKAFKSSTIQDQQVVSKNSIPNPVADIYNQSDKPPPLNILSPYRDDKKDGLKFYTDPSYFFDLWKEKMLQDTEDKRKEKRRQKREKHKLNPNRNQQINVRKVRTRKEEWERRKMGIEFMSDAKKMEQAGSMKEDKMPKGSHASDVTDYSYPATPNHSLHQQIAMPSYGAGDGPQYMAASQSHEHEYRPPSTTVRHATLNRPQQPPPPPPQPSDGQHSSVPVVPAEYGMLPAQMVDYYNPTGPPPPPPPPMIPSAQTAFVSPLQLPVPPSHSGLVTGSTYAAAHPPPSSGLVVTAPPPPGPPPPPPGPPAAGASLSSSPMHIPPASEAKRHEPAQAPISDARSDLLAAIRMGIQLKKVQEQREQEAKREPVGNDVATILSRRIAVEYSDSDDDSEFDENDWSD; translated from the exons ATGCCTTTGGTGAAAAGGAACATTGAACCGCGGCATCTCTGCCGAGGAGCTCTGCCAGAGGGAATTACAAGTGAACTGGAATGCGTAACAAATAGTACCCTTGCTGCTATCATACGCCAGCTAAGCAGCTTAA GCAAACATGCTGAAGACATATTTGGTGAATTGTTTAATGAGGCCAACAGCTTTTACATCAGAGCAAATTCCCTTCAAGACAGAATTGATCGCCTTGCTGTCAAAGTTACCCAGCTGGATTCAACAGTAGAAGAGG tATCCTTACAGGATATCAACATGAAAAAAGCATTCAAGAGCTCAACAATTCAAGATCAGCAGGTAGTTTCAAAGAACAGCATTCCAAACCCAGTGGCTGATATTTATAATCAGAGTGACAAACCACCACCTCTGAATATTCTTTCACCTTATAG GGATGATAAGAAAGATGGATTGAAGTTTTATACTGATCCTTCCTATTTTTTTgatctttggaaagaaaaaatgttacagGATACTGAAGATAAGcgaaaagaaaagaggagacaaAAG AGAGAGAAACACAAGCTGAATCCAAACAGAAACCAGCAAATTAATGTGAGAAAAGtaagaacaagaaaagaagagtgggagagaaggaaaatgggCATTGAGTTCATGAGTGACGCAAAGAAAATGGAACAGGCAGGAAGCATGAAAGAGGACAAAATGCCCAAAGG GTCCCATGCATCTGATGTTACAGATTATTCTTATCCTGCTACTCCGAATCATTCCCTCCATCAGCAGATAGCAATGCCTTCGTATGGAGCAGGAGATGGTCCACAGTACATGGCAGCATCCCAAAGCCATGAGCATGAATACAGACCACCTTCCACCACTGTACGACATGCTACTTTAAACAGACCTCAACAaccacctccacctccacccCAGCCTTCAGATGGCCAGCATAGCTCAGTACCTGTGGTACCAGCAGAGTATGG GATGCTTCCAGCTCAGATGGTGGATTATTACAACCCTACAGgtcctccccctcctcctcctccccctaTGATTCCTTCAGCACAAACTGCATTTGTTAGTCCCCTTCAGCTTCCTGTGCCACCTTCCCACTCTGGACTGGTGACTGGCTCTACATATGCAGCtgctcatcctcctccttctaGTGGGCTTGTTGtcactgctcctcctcctcccggcccacctcctccccctccaggccctcctgctgcaggtgcatccctctcttcctccccaaTGCACATTCCTCCGGCGTCGGAGGCAAAGCGCCATGAACCTGCCCAGGCACCGATAAGCGATGCACGGAGCGATCTCCTTGCTGCCATTAGAATGG GAATTCAGCTGAAGAAGGTGCAGGAGCAACGTGAGCAAGAAGCCAAGCGCGAGCCTGTTGGCAACGATGTGGCGACCATCCTTTCGAGGCGCATTGCGGTGGAATACAGCGATTCCGATGATGATTCAGAGTTTGATGAGAACGACTGGTCAGACTGA
- the WASF3 gene encoding wiskott-Aldrich syndrome protein family member 3 isoform X3 — protein MKKAFKSSTIQDQQVVSKNSIPNPVADIYNQSDKPPPLNILSPYRDDKKDGLKFYTDPSYFFDLWKEKMLQDTEDKRKEKRRQKEQKRIDGTTREVKKVRKARNRRQEWNMMAYDKELRPDNRLSQSVYHGASSEGSLSPDTRSHASDVTDYSYPATPNHSLHQQIAMPSYGAGDGPQYMAASQSHEHEYRPPSTTVRHATLNRPQQPPPPPPQPSDGQHSSVPVVPAEYGMLPAQMVDYYNPTGPPPPPPPPMIPSAQTAFVSPLQLPVPPSHSGLVTGSTYAAAHPPPSSGLVVTAPPPPGPPPPPPGPPAAGASLSSSPMHIPPASEAKRHEPAQAPISDARSDLLAAIRMGIQLKKVQEQREQEAKREPVGNDVATILSRRIAVEYSDSDDDSEFDENDWSD, from the exons ATGAAAAAAGCATTCAAGAGCTCAACAATTCAAGATCAGCAGGTAGTTTCAAAGAACAGCATTCCAAACCCAGTGGCTGATATTTATAATCAGAGTGACAAACCACCACCTCTGAATATTCTTTCACCTTATAG GGATGATAAGAAAGATGGATTGAAGTTTTATACTGATCCTTCCTATTTTTTTgatctttggaaagaaaaaatgttacagGATACTGAAGATAAGcgaaaagaaaagaggagacaaAAG GAGCAAAAACGTATAGATGGCACCACTCGTGAGGTGAAAAAGGTTAGAAAAGCCAGGAACAGACGCCAGGAGTGGAATATGATGGCATATGACAAAGAGCTTAGACCTGACAACAGGTTGTCTCAAAGTGTGTACCATGGAGCATCTTCCGAGGGATCACTGTCCCCAGATACTAG GTCCCATGCATCTGATGTTACAGATTATTCTTATCCTGCTACTCCGAATCATTCCCTCCATCAGCAGATAGCAATGCCTTCGTATGGAGCAGGAGATGGTCCACAGTACATGGCAGCATCCCAAAGCCATGAGCATGAATACAGACCACCTTCCACCACTGTACGACATGCTACTTTAAACAGACCTCAACAaccacctccacctccacccCAGCCTTCAGATGGCCAGCATAGCTCAGTACCTGTGGTACCAGCAGAGTATGG GATGCTTCCAGCTCAGATGGTGGATTATTACAACCCTACAGgtcctccccctcctcctcctccccctaTGATTCCTTCAGCACAAACTGCATTTGTTAGTCCCCTTCAGCTTCCTGTGCCACCTTCCCACTCTGGACTGGTGACTGGCTCTACATATGCAGCtgctcatcctcctccttctaGTGGGCTTGTTGtcactgctcctcctcctcccggcccacctcctccccctccaggccctcctgctgcaggtgcatccctctcttcctccccaaTGCACATTCCTCCGGCGTCGGAGGCAAAGCGCCATGAACCTGCCCAGGCACCGATAAGCGATGCACGGAGCGATCTCCTTGCTGCCATTAGAATGG GAATTCAGCTGAAGAAGGTGCAGGAGCAACGTGAGCAAGAAGCCAAGCGCGAGCCTGTTGGCAACGATGTGGCGACCATCCTTTCGAGGCGCATTGCGGTGGAATACAGCGATTCCGATGATGATTCAGAGTTTGATGAGAACGACTGGTCAGACTGA
- the WASF3 gene encoding wiskott-Aldrich syndrome protein family member 3 isoform X1: MPLVKRNIEPRHLCRGALPEGITSELECVTNSTLAAIIRQLSSLSKHAEDIFGELFNEANSFYIRANSLQDRIDRLAVKVTQLDSTVEEVSLQDINMKKAFKSSTIQDQQVVSKNSIPNPVADIYNQSDKPPPLNILSPYRDDKKDGLKFYTDPSYFFDLWKEKMLQDTEDKRKEKRRQKEQKRIDGTTREVKKVRKARNRRQEWNMMAYDKELRPDNRLSQSVYHGASSEGSLSPDTRSHASDVTDYSYPATPNHSLHQQIAMPSYGAGDGPQYMAASQSHEHEYRPPSTTVRHATLNRPQQPPPPPPQPSDGQHSSVPVVPAEYGMLPAQMVDYYNPTGPPPPPPPPMIPSAQTAFVSPLQLPVPPSHSGLVTGSTYAAAHPPPSSGLVVTAPPPPGPPPPPPGPPAAGASLSSSPMHIPPASEAKRHEPAQAPISDARSDLLAAIRMGIQLKKVQEQREQEAKREPVGNDVATILSRRIAVEYSDSDDDSEFDENDWSD, translated from the exons ATGCCTTTGGTGAAAAGGAACATTGAACCGCGGCATCTCTGCCGAGGAGCTCTGCCAGAGGGAATTACAAGTGAACTGGAATGCGTAACAAATAGTACCCTTGCTGCTATCATACGCCAGCTAAGCAGCTTAA GCAAACATGCTGAAGACATATTTGGTGAATTGTTTAATGAGGCCAACAGCTTTTACATCAGAGCAAATTCCCTTCAAGACAGAATTGATCGCCTTGCTGTCAAAGTTACCCAGCTGGATTCAACAGTAGAAGAGG tATCCTTACAGGATATCAACATGAAAAAAGCATTCAAGAGCTCAACAATTCAAGATCAGCAGGTAGTTTCAAAGAACAGCATTCCAAACCCAGTGGCTGATATTTATAATCAGAGTGACAAACCACCACCTCTGAATATTCTTTCACCTTATAG GGATGATAAGAAAGATGGATTGAAGTTTTATACTGATCCTTCCTATTTTTTTgatctttggaaagaaaaaatgttacagGATACTGAAGATAAGcgaaaagaaaagaggagacaaAAG GAGCAAAAACGTATAGATGGCACCACTCGTGAGGTGAAAAAGGTTAGAAAAGCCAGGAACAGACGCCAGGAGTGGAATATGATGGCATATGACAAAGAGCTTAGACCTGACAACAGGTTGTCTCAAAGTGTGTACCATGGAGCATCTTCCGAGGGATCACTGTCCCCAGATACTAG GTCCCATGCATCTGATGTTACAGATTATTCTTATCCTGCTACTCCGAATCATTCCCTCCATCAGCAGATAGCAATGCCTTCGTATGGAGCAGGAGATGGTCCACAGTACATGGCAGCATCCCAAAGCCATGAGCATGAATACAGACCACCTTCCACCACTGTACGACATGCTACTTTAAACAGACCTCAACAaccacctccacctccacccCAGCCTTCAGATGGCCAGCATAGCTCAGTACCTGTGGTACCAGCAGAGTATGG GATGCTTCCAGCTCAGATGGTGGATTATTACAACCCTACAGgtcctccccctcctcctcctccccctaTGATTCCTTCAGCACAAACTGCATTTGTTAGTCCCCTTCAGCTTCCTGTGCCACCTTCCCACTCTGGACTGGTGACTGGCTCTACATATGCAGCtgctcatcctcctccttctaGTGGGCTTGTTGtcactgctcctcctcctcccggcccacctcctccccctccaggccctcctgctgcaggtgcatccctctcttcctccccaaTGCACATTCCTCCGGCGTCGGAGGCAAAGCGCCATGAACCTGCCCAGGCACCGATAAGCGATGCACGGAGCGATCTCCTTGCTGCCATTAGAATGG GAATTCAGCTGAAGAAGGTGCAGGAGCAACGTGAGCAAGAAGCCAAGCGCGAGCCTGTTGGCAACGATGTGGCGACCATCCTTTCGAGGCGCATTGCGGTGGAATACAGCGATTCCGATGATGATTCAGAGTTTGATGAGAACGACTGGTCAGACTGA